From Pelotomaculum schinkii, the proteins below share one genomic window:
- a CDS encoding GNAT family N-acetyltransferase, with amino-acid sequence MAVEVVAVSSPEELQVFNAFPGSVYRGVFTAPSFPIIDPANPRRDRLFARVEAQPFLAVHRGYAAGRIAAGVHTDEQLRSTGYFGYFEALPDPTVAVALIERASAWLAGRGVKVMIGPVDLTPHERVGLLVEGFKGFHLPGMPYNPPYYQDLLKASGLELEVDLLAYHRDLGKPLPERLVRVASRAMNNQTLRIRELDFNNLTAEGEKFSCLHNGSMPGIWGFAPLSPEEGAAILHRLKGFYDPGLILIAEVDGKPAGLCLTLLALRRNSGRALAGPRTARLAVLAVLPPFRFKGLEAALILECIRRAGRRGVMRFELSQIAESNRMMNKIIQNMGQARKGRVYRVYRKTLLDS; translated from the coding sequence ATGGCTGTAGAGGTTGTAGCTGTCTCGAGCCCGGAAGAACTTCAGGTCTTTAACGCCTTCCCGGGATCGGTTTACCGTGGTGTTTTTACGGCGCCGTCTTTTCCCATTATCGATCCCGCCAACCCGAGACGGGATCGCCTGTTTGCGCGGGTGGAAGCGCAGCCTTTTCTGGCGGTGCATAGAGGTTATGCTGCCGGGCGCATTGCGGCCGGTGTCCATACGGACGAACAGTTAAGGTCTACCGGTTATTTTGGGTACTTTGAAGCTTTACCCGACCCCACTGTGGCGGTTGCGCTGATTGAAAGAGCTTCAGCATGGCTGGCCGGCAGGGGAGTAAAGGTAATGATCGGACCTGTTGATCTTACTCCGCACGAACGGGTGGGCCTATTGGTGGAGGGTTTTAAGGGTTTTCACCTGCCGGGCATGCCCTATAATCCCCCCTATTATCAGGATCTGTTAAAAGCAAGCGGGCTGGAGCTGGAAGTGGACCTGCTGGCTTACCACCGTGACCTCGGGAAGCCTTTACCGGAGCGGTTGGTAAGAGTGGCTTCCCGGGCTATGAATAACCAGACCCTGCGTATCAGGGAACTGGATTTTAACAACCTGACAGCTGAGGGAGAAAAATTTTCATGCCTGCATAACGGTTCAATGCCGGGTATCTGGGGGTTCGCGCCTCTTTCCCCGGAGGAAGGCGCCGCCATTTTGCATAGACTGAAGGGTTTTTATGACCCCGGCTTGATCCTGATCGCTGAAGTTGACGGAAAGCCGGCCGGTCTCTGTTTGACCCTTTTAGCTTTAAGAAGAAACTCCGGTAGGGCGCTGGCGGGTCCCCGGACCGCCCGTCTGGCCGTCTTGGCCGTGCTGCCGCCCTTTCGGTTTAAGGGGCTGGAAGCCGCGCTGATTCTAGAATGTATCCGCAGGGCTGGCCGGAGAGGCGTCATGCGCTTCGAATTATCCCAAATTGCGGAGAGTAACCGGATGATGAACAAAATTATCCAGAACATGGGGCAAGCCAGGAAGGGCAGGGTCTACCGGGTTTATCGAAAAACGCTTCTCGATTCGTAG
- a CDS encoding nucleotidyltransferase family protein, whose translation MVDAVVLAGSSNEGPLRECSEVRYEALIPIGEKIMVQYVVEALLRCRQIRRVVVVGPVAELSPFFNGERVSVIESRGGIMENIEAGLKSVLGAGRVLLVTSDIPMLTTQAVNDFLELCGDMSGDLYYPIISKQVVESKFPTTRRTYVNLKEGVFTGGNLFLINPAIFKQCVENGQKIISLRKSPVGLCRLIGLGFVLKFLMRSLTIAEAEQKASQLLGMIKGIVVMSKYPEVGVDVDKPADLTLALKTLGA comes from the coding sequence ATGGTTGACGCTGTTGTCCTGGCCGGGAGCAGCAATGAAGGGCCGCTCAGAGAATGCAGCGAGGTCCGCTACGAGGCGCTGATACCGATAGGCGAAAAAATCATGGTCCAGTATGTGGTTGAAGCGCTATTGAGATGTCGTCAGATAAGGCGGGTGGTGGTGGTTGGTCCCGTTGCAGAGCTTTCCCCGTTTTTTAACGGAGAGCGGGTATCTGTTATAGAGTCTCGCGGCGGTATTATGGAAAACATCGAAGCAGGACTGAAGAGTGTCCTGGGGGCTGGCCGGGTACTGCTGGTTACTTCCGACATTCCCATGCTCACAACCCAGGCGGTTAACGATTTCCTCGAGCTTTGCGGCGATATGAGCGGCGACCTGTATTACCCTATCATTTCCAAGCAGGTGGTGGAGAGTAAATTCCCAACGACCAGGCGCACCTATGTCAATTTAAAAGAGGGTGTGTTTACGGGGGGAAACCTCTTCTTAATTAACCCCGCGATTTTTAAGCAATGTGTTGAAAACGGGCAAAAAATTATCAGCCTGCGCAAGAGCCCGGTTGGACTTTGCAGGCTAATCGGCCTGGGATTTGTACTGAAGTTTTTAATGCGCTCCCTGACCATTGCCGAGGCTGAGCAAAAAGCCTCACAGCTTTTGGGCATGATTAAGGGAATTGTGGTAATGTCAAAATATCCTGAAGTTGGCGTTGATGTTGATAAGCCCGCCGACCTTACTCTGGCGCTGAAGACTTTGGGAGCATAG
- a CDS encoding GntR family transcriptional regulator, whose translation MDKSRLIPIKLDNYKPLREMVFESLREAIIQGRLRPGERLMEIQLAEEMGVSRTPVREAIRKLELEGFVVMVPRKGAYVAGISVKDIVDIFEVRAALEGLAAGLSAERITDEEMDQLERSIHQINVSAEEDLKAVVEGDTAFHALIYKSSRNQRLEQIIINLHEQINRFRMTSLSQPGRLKIALDEHTKIVEAISDRNVEQAQKLATEHIENAEQSLLNALREEEA comes from the coding sequence ATGGACAAGTCAAGACTTATACCTATTAAACTGGACAATTATAAACCCCTTCGTGAAATGGTTTTCGAGTCCCTCCGGGAAGCAATTATCCAGGGGAGGTTGCGGCCGGGCGAGCGACTGATGGAAATCCAGCTCGCCGAAGAAATGGGTGTGAGCCGCACCCCGGTCAGGGAGGCCATCCGCAAGCTGGAACTGGAAGGGTTTGTGGTTATGGTTCCCCGCAAGGGGGCTTATGTGGCGGGCATATCGGTAAAGGATATCGTAGATATTTTTGAAGTGAGGGCTGCCCTGGAAGGGCTTGCTGCCGGACTTTCCGCCGAGAGAATCACGGACGAAGAGATGGATCAACTTGAGCGGTCAATTCATCAAATAAACGTCAGCGCAGAGGAAGATCTCAAAGCGGTAGTTGAAGGAGATACTGCTTTTCACGCTCTTATTTACAAATCCTCCCGCAACCAGCGACTGGAACAGATTATTATTAATCTCCATGAGCAGATTAACCGTTTTCGTATGACATCTTTATCCCAGCCGGGCCGTTTAAAAATCGCTCTGGATGAACACACCAAGATTGTTGAGGCGATTTCCGACCGCAACGTGGAACAAGCCCAGAAACTTGCCACTGAGCATATTGAAAACGCCGAGCAAAGCCTCTTAAATGCCCTCAGGGAGGAAGAGGCTTAA
- the ispE gene encoding 4-(cytidine 5'-diphospho)-2-C-methyl-D-erythritol kinase translates to MSIKARARAKINLTLEVLGKRPDGYHEVEMVMQSIELHDYLEFSPTPGKITLTVEGDGLPAGAQNLVYRAADLLRGHRGIRQGASIHLKKYIPVAAGLAGGSADAAATLIALNKMWGTGLSLLDLMKLGERLGSDIPFCLLGGTALARGRGERVERLPACPGLGVVLVKPPFGLSTAHVYQSYKREVSVDKPDHRGMINAIEKNDARAICSHLVNMLEPVAIQLQPAISVIKAKLLQAGALGVLMSGSGPTVFGLTPDLDTAHAVAARYNRRDEQVIVTNILNTGNKAYISCD, encoded by the coding sequence GTGAGTATTAAAGCCCGAGCCAGGGCTAAGATAAACCTTACCCTGGAAGTATTAGGTAAAAGACCGGATGGCTACCACGAAGTGGAAATGGTTATGCAGTCAATTGAACTGCATGACTACCTTGAGTTTAGCCCAACACCGGGAAAAATAACCCTGACGGTCGAAGGAGACGGCTTGCCTGCCGGCGCGCAAAACCTGGTGTACCGTGCGGCCGACTTACTGCGCGGCCACAGGGGGATCCGGCAAGGAGCAAGCATCCACCTCAAAAAATACATACCAGTTGCGGCCGGTTTGGCCGGAGGTTCGGCAGATGCCGCGGCTACCCTGATTGCTTTAAATAAGATGTGGGGGACAGGTCTCTCCTTGCTAGACTTAATGAAGCTTGGGGAGCGGTTGGGTTCGGATATACCATTCTGCCTGTTGGGGGGCACCGCGCTGGCCCGCGGCAGGGGGGAAAGAGTGGAGCGGCTTCCAGCTTGTCCCGGTCTGGGTGTGGTACTGGTTAAACCCCCCTTTGGACTATCGACGGCGCATGTTTACCAGTCTTATAAACGGGAAGTAAGCGTCGATAAACCGGATCACCGGGGTATGATTAACGCAATTGAAAAAAACGACGCCCGCGCTATTTGCAGCCACCTGGTCAATATGCTGGAGCCGGTGGCGATCCAGCTGCAGCCGGCGATATCGGTAATTAAAGCAAAATTGCTGCAAGCGGGGGCCCTGGGTGTTCTGATGTCAGGCAGCGGACCTACCGTATTCGGACTGACTCCGGACCTGGACACGGCCCATGCTGTCGCGGCCCGTTATAACCGGCGGGATGAGCAGGTGATTGTCACCAATATATTAAACACTGGCAATAAAGCGTATATTTCTTGCGATTAA
- a CDS encoding L,D-transpeptidase family protein has translation MADKLMRAHGSYITINLATRRLGFHEGGRLVNTYPVGVGKPSTPTPTGSYSVREKIMYPGGALGTRWMGLSVPGGNYGIHGTNNPPSIGGYVSNGCIRMYNQDVEELFPRVMIGTAVEISAGTVQSKTESLTGAAQGGQRKHIVQAGESLWEIAQKYGKSLESLITVNLIANPDVIYPGQVLIIPA, from the coding sequence ATGGCTGATAAATTAATGCGTGCCCACGGCAGTTATATAACCATAAACCTGGCCACCCGCCGCCTTGGTTTTCACGAAGGAGGGCGCCTGGTAAATACCTACCCGGTTGGAGTAGGGAAACCTTCAACACCTACACCAACCGGCAGCTACAGCGTTAGAGAGAAGATCATGTACCCCGGCGGAGCCCTGGGTACACGCTGGATGGGATTGTCTGTCCCGGGAGGGAATTACGGTATCCACGGAACCAATAATCCTCCGTCGATTGGAGGTTATGTTTCCAACGGGTGTATTCGCATGTACAACCAGGATGTGGAAGAACTTTTCCCAAGGGTGATGATTGGCACGGCAGTAGAAATTTCAGCCGGGACAGTCCAATCAAAGACCGAGAGCCTAACGGGCGCCGCGCAGGGAGGACAGCGCAAGCATATTGTGCAGGCCGGGGAAAGCCTGTGGGAGATTGCGCAGAAATATGGCAAAAGCCTGGAATCACTCATTACTGTGAACCTGATCGCCAACCCGGATG